In Mycolicibacterium nivoides, the DNA window AAAGTCTCCGATCCGGCGGCTGCTCGGCCGCGCGCGTGACGCTTGGCAGAACGGGTCCCCGTGGATTCCCTTCATCATCGGCCTCATAGTGCTTCCACCGCTGGACGGAGTGCTGTTCGCCCTGGCCATCGTGGTGGCTTCGGGCGCCTCGCTCGAGGTCCAGCTGGTCGCAACGATCGCGTTCGTCTTCGGCGTGCTCTTGGTGGAGGAGATCATTCTCGTCAGCAACATAGTCGCACCGGAGAGAACCCAAGCCGCACTGCGTAAGTTGCATGAGTGGGCCCGCATGCATCACCAGAAGTTCGTGGCGGCGATCCTCGCAGTGGTCGGACTCTCGTTGTTGGCCAGGGGCATGGGCGGCCTCTGATCCGAGTATCGGCCGACGATCTTGATTCAGCGGAAGTCGGAGCCGGCGAGTATCCTGTTAGCTGAGGATCATGGCTCAGCATTGGGAGGGCCCATGAACACCGTTGTCAGAATGCTGATTTCAGGTTCCATCGGCATGGCCGTGACAGGTCTGGTTATATTTGCCTCCGCAGGCACATTCGACTACTGGCGAGGTTGGGTGTTTCTCGCGGTGCTCGTGGTCTCGGGTTGGGTGTCGGCCATCTACTTCCTGCGCAAGAATCCCGCAGTGCTGCTGCGGCGGTTGCCGACCGCCGAAGAGCGACCCCAGCAGAAGGCCATCGCCATTGGTGTCTTGTCGCTGTGGGCGGCAATGATCGTCGTGAGCGCTCTCGACCACCGCTTCAAATGGTCGGTGGTCGCCACAGAGGTCTCATTGGCCGGCGACGTGCTGGTTGCGCTCGGACTTGCCGCGATCGGCCTGGTGCTCATGCAGAACAACCATGCGGCCGTGACGGTTCGGGTGGAGGAGAATCAACACCTTGTCTCCACTGGCCTATACGGACTCGTACGACATCCGATGTACACCTGCAACGCGCTGCTTCTGGTGGGAATACCCCTTGCGCTCGGCTCCTTCTGGGGCCTCATATTTCTCATCCCGGGCGTCCTGCTCTTCGCGCTACGCATCCAGGACGAGGAGAGAGTCCTCGAGGTGGAGCTGGACGGATACCGCGACTACATGCAGAAGGTTCGCTACCGCCTGCTGCCGGGGATTTGGTGACCGGGTCTGTCAGCCGTCCAGGAACAGTCTGAGCCGGCTTCCATACTCACTGAGCGCCCTGGGCGTGAACATCTCGTAGTGCGTGCAGTCGACGGAGTACGTGTTGATCTCGCCGGCAATCCACGGCTGCCAGCTTTGTAGATGGGTCCGGGCGGCCCGCCGGTTCCGTATCCCACGCCAGCGGGACCGTAGTCCCGGTCCGTCGTCGTCTTCACTTCCGTGCCGCGCGGCCATGAAAATGGCGACCTCTCCATCGAATACCTCGGGCGCGTGATCGAGCAGGCGCAGCTGGTTCTCGTTGAGGCTTTGGGCCATGAACTCCAGCAACGGCTTTGGCGGGAGAGAGAATCCCAGCACACCCTGTTCCCGAATCAGCTCTTCCGCCCGCTGGTAGTCGATGGGCTTCCGGTGCGTCGGCACGTCGATGTTGTTGGTCTGCAAGATGTATTCCAGCACCAGTCCCTCGGCCAGCACCCGGTTCTCGGCGACGAGCCTGTCGGCGCCGGTGGTGAGTTTGTTCGTCCTCAATGCGGCGTCCAGGAGTACGAGGCGCTGGACTTCGCATCCTCGTCGCTGTAGCTCAACGGCGAGCGCATGTGCGACGACGCCACCGAACGACCAGCCGAGGAGCCGGTAGGGGCCATCCGGATGCAGGGCTTGAACGCGGTCCGCGTAGATCGCGGCCAGATTGCTTATCGATGTGGGTTCTGACTGGTCTGCCGTCGGCGTTTGGTTGAT includes these proteins:
- a CDS encoding methyltransferase family protein; translated protein: MNTVVRMLISGSIGMAVTGLVIFASAGTFDYWRGWVFLAVLVVSGWVSAIYFLRKNPAVLLRRLPTAEERPQQKAIAIGVLSLWAAMIVVSALDHRFKWSVVATEVSLAGDVLVALGLAAIGLVLMQNNHAAVTVRVEENQHLVSTGLYGLVRHPMYTCNALLLVGIPLALGSFWGLIFLIPGVLLFALRIQDEERVLEVELDGYRDYMQKVRYRLLPGIW